From the genome of Triticum aestivum cultivar Chinese Spring chromosome 3B, IWGSC CS RefSeq v2.1, whole genome shotgun sequence, one region includes:
- the LOC123070890 gene encoding protein MAIN-LIKE 1 isoform X1 codes for MVLRMFEPDKYPGLDDYYEEKHRVVLVERGEVPPVLRLRGHNPRESLMYDRRYEPYFRRMDLLQFVLNFKGTPPWLNSTAITALTDRWRPETHYFHLALGEMTVTLEDIAMISGLPIEGRALTGKVKSEGWRQRDAGLVGVEPPQWIHETKKDPRPSGVLFWWLQKHFYECPENVSPAVVERYARAYLWNLMTQVVFPDGTGDTTSWMFLDPLRNWDVKWSWGSAALAFLYRQLDGACMRSKPKSCLGGFVWALQIWMWERIPMGHNLTIAPEEPWEWPFDGDEERYPTIAYTWANVQVSSIAAMGRYKAYISKLDMLT; via the exons GATGTTTGAGCCGGATAAATATCCTGGCCTTGATGATTATTACGAGGAGAAGCATCGTGTTGTGCTTGTGGAAAGAGGGGAG GTTCCTCCAGTACTTCGGTTGAGAGGCCACAACCCACGTGAGTCACTGATGTATGACCGTCGCTACGAGCCTTATTTTAGAAGAATGGATCTTCTCCAGTTTGTGCTCAACTTTAAAGGCACACCACCATGGCTGAACTCGACGGCCATTACCGCCCTTACGGACCGTTGGAGGCCGGAGACGCACTATTTTCACCTTGCTCTTGGTGAGATGACCGTCACTCTGGAGGATATTGCGATGATCTCCGGTCTTCCGATCGAAGGCAGGGCTCTTACCGGGAAGGTGAAGTCCGAGGGGTGGCGACAAAGGGATGCAGGTTTGGTTGGTGTTGAACCTCCCCAGTGGATTCATGAAACAAAGAAGGATCCTAGGCCATCTGGTGTTTTGTTCTGGTGGCTACAAAAACATTTTTACGAGTGCCCAGAGAATGTCAGTCCGGCTGTTGTGGAGAGGTACGCAAGGGCTTACTTATGGAATCTTATGACCCAAGTGGTGTTTCCTGACGGCACGGGAGACACAACCTCCTGGATGTTCTTGGACCCTCTTCGTAACTGGGATGTTAAGTGGAGTTGGGGGTCGGCGGCACTGGCCTTCTTGTACCGTCAG TTGGACGGAGCATGTATGAGGAGTAAGCCGAAATCTTGTCTTGGTGGTTTTGTTTGGGCCCTACAGATTTGGATGTGGGAGCGTATCCCTATGGGCCATAACTTGACCATTGCTCCGGAAGAACCTTGGGAGTGGCCTTTCGACGGGGATGAGGAGCGGTATCCCACTATCGCATACACGTGGGCTAATGTCCAAGTGTCTAGTATCGCAGCCATGGGGCGGTACAAGGCATACATAAGCAAGCTTGACATGCTTACTTAA
- the LOC123070890 gene encoding protein MAIN-LIKE 1 isoform X2, which produces MFEPDKYPGLDDYYEEKHRVVLVERGEVPPVLRLRGHNPRESLMYDRRYEPYFRRMDLLQFVLNFKGTPPWLNSTAITALTDRWRPETHYFHLALGEMTVTLEDIAMISGLPIEGRALTGKVKSEGWRQRDAGLVGVEPPQWIHETKKDPRPSGVLFWWLQKHFYECPENVSPAVVERYARAYLWNLMTQVVFPDGTGDTTSWMFLDPLRNWDVKWSWGSAALAFLYRQLDGACMRSKPKSCLGGFVWALQIWMWERIPMGHNLTIAPEEPWEWPFDGDEERYPTIAYTWANVQVSSIAAMGRYKAYISKLDMLT; this is translated from the exons ATGTTTGAGCCGGATAAATATCCTGGCCTTGATGATTATTACGAGGAGAAGCATCGTGTTGTGCTTGTGGAAAGAGGGGAG GTTCCTCCAGTACTTCGGTTGAGAGGCCACAACCCACGTGAGTCACTGATGTATGACCGTCGCTACGAGCCTTATTTTAGAAGAATGGATCTTCTCCAGTTTGTGCTCAACTTTAAAGGCACACCACCATGGCTGAACTCGACGGCCATTACCGCCCTTACGGACCGTTGGAGGCCGGAGACGCACTATTTTCACCTTGCTCTTGGTGAGATGACCGTCACTCTGGAGGATATTGCGATGATCTCCGGTCTTCCGATCGAAGGCAGGGCTCTTACCGGGAAGGTGAAGTCCGAGGGGTGGCGACAAAGGGATGCAGGTTTGGTTGGTGTTGAACCTCCCCAGTGGATTCATGAAACAAAGAAGGATCCTAGGCCATCTGGTGTTTTGTTCTGGTGGCTACAAAAACATTTTTACGAGTGCCCAGAGAATGTCAGTCCGGCTGTTGTGGAGAGGTACGCAAGGGCTTACTTATGGAATCTTATGACCCAAGTGGTGTTTCCTGACGGCACGGGAGACACAACCTCCTGGATGTTCTTGGACCCTCTTCGTAACTGGGATGTTAAGTGGAGTTGGGGGTCGGCGGCACTGGCCTTCTTGTACCGTCAG TTGGACGGAGCATGTATGAGGAGTAAGCCGAAATCTTGTCTTGGTGGTTTTGTTTGGGCCCTACAGATTTGGATGTGGGAGCGTATCCCTATGGGCCATAACTTGACCATTGCTCCGGAAGAACCTTGGGAGTGGCCTTTCGACGGGGATGAGGAGCGGTATCCCACTATCGCATACACGTGGGCTAATGTCCAAGTGTCTAGTATCGCAGCCATGGGGCGGTACAAGGCATACATAAGCAAGCTTGACATGCTTACTTAA